A part of Streptomyces sp. DSM 40750 genomic DNA contains:
- a CDS encoding TOBE domain-containing protein, which translates to MQSYTIGQAARLLGVSPDTARRWADAGRVATRRDESGRRLIDGKDLAAFSVELASDTADEADVPYTSARNAFPGIVTAVKLGDVAAQVEIQAGPHRLVSLLTREAVEELGLEVGMEATARVKSTNVHIDRS; encoded by the coding sequence ATGCAGTCCTACACAATCGGTCAGGCCGCGCGGCTGCTCGGGGTGAGCCCCGACACCGCGCGGCGGTGGGCGGACGCGGGCCGGGTGGCGACCCGGCGCGACGAGAGCGGGCGTCGGCTCATCGACGGGAAGGACCTCGCGGCCTTCTCCGTGGAGCTGGCCTCGGACACCGCCGACGAGGCCGACGTGCCGTACACGTCGGCCCGCAACGCCTTCCCCGGCATCGTCACCGCCGTGAAGCTCGGTGACGTGGCGGCCCAGGTCGAGATCCAGGCGGGCCCGCACCGCCTGGTCTCCCTGCTCACCCGGGAGGCCGTGGAGGAGCTGGGCCTGGAGGTCGGCATGGAGGCCACGGCCCGGGTGAAGTCCACGAACGTACACATCGACCGGAGCTGA
- a CDS encoding ABC transporter permease, producing MSSATTSDSLALPDPDATADSGEPDRRDQPFAGDLRTVRILWRREMTRFLRNRARLVMGLAAPLLFLFVLGNGIGSAGGDLGHYQAFLFPGTLLMVVQGPAVAVGTVIMWDRQSGFLRQMLVAPVRRGAVLAGICLGGATTGALYALPVLALAGPMGLPYHPRLLLVLVEVALLAFALTALGVSAAVCIRRPETFQIVSGLAMAPAMLLSGALFPVGGLPSWLGAAVLANPLSYGVDALRRTMPDPDPTAAAPAWFHAGPEWWGWAPPVLLELALVTVPSLLLLLLAARRFSRID from the coding sequence TTGTCGTCGGCGACCACGTCCGACTCCCTCGCACTCCCCGACCCCGACGCGACCGCCGACAGCGGTGAACCCGACCGCCGTGACCAGCCGTTCGCCGGCGATCTGCGGACCGTGCGGATCCTGTGGCGGCGGGAGATGACGCGGTTCCTGCGCAACCGGGCCCGGCTGGTGATGGGGCTGGCGGCGCCGCTGCTGTTCCTGTTCGTGCTCGGCAACGGGATCGGCTCCGCCGGGGGCGACCTCGGGCACTACCAGGCGTTCCTGTTCCCCGGCACGCTGCTGATGGTCGTGCAGGGCCCGGCCGTCGCCGTCGGCACGGTGATCATGTGGGACCGGCAGTCCGGGTTCCTGCGCCAGATGCTGGTGGCGCCGGTGCGGCGCGGCGCGGTCCTGGCGGGCATCTGCCTCGGCGGTGCCACGACCGGGGCCCTGTACGCGCTGCCGGTCCTCGCCCTCGCCGGCCCCATGGGGCTGCCCTACCATCCCCGGCTGCTGCTCGTCCTGGTCGAGGTCGCCCTGCTGGCGTTCGCGCTCACCGCCCTGGGCGTCTCGGCGGCCGTGTGCATCCGCCGCCCGGAGACCTTCCAGATCGTGTCGGGCCTGGCGATGGCCCCGGCCATGCTCCTGTCCGGCGCGCTCTTCCCCGTCGGCGGCCTGCCGTCGTGGCTCGGCGCCGCCGTCCTCGCCAACCCGCTCAGCTACGGCGTCGACGCCCTGCGCCGCACCATGCCCGACCCCGACCCGACCGCCGCCGCCCCGGCCTGGTTCCACGCCGGCCCCGAGTGGTGGGGCTGGGCCCCGCCGGTCCTTCTCGAACTCGCCCTCGTCACCGTCCCGTCCCTGCTCCTGCTGCTTCTGGCCGCCCGCCGCTTCTCCCGTATCGACTGA
- a CDS encoding ATP-binding cassette domain-containing protein, with the protein MPGDDIAVRAEELGKLYGTREAVVGLDLTVPAGRIFGFLGPNGAGKTTTIGMLCTLLRPTLGDAWVAGAHVVRDPARVRRRIGVVFQEQTLDQDLTVMESMRLQAELYGLPGAAARAAGTALLGLVGLADRAGHVVRTLSGGTRRRLEIARALVHGPRVLFLDEPTAGLDPQTRAAVREYLRLLCREHGITVFLTTHHLEEAEHCDRIAIIDHGELVTEGTPRELKSVIGADLVTLRTDDDERVAEAVRRSFGLPTETGPDGVRLRAPDGAALVPRLCAQLTVPVRSVTVTSPTLDDVFLHHTGSTIR; encoded by the coding sequence ATGCCGGGCGACGACATCGCCGTACGCGCCGAGGAACTCGGCAAGCTGTACGGGACGCGCGAGGCCGTGGTCGGACTCGACCTCACCGTCCCGGCGGGCCGGATCTTCGGCTTCCTCGGCCCCAACGGGGCGGGCAAGACCACCACCATCGGCATGCTCTGCACCCTGCTGCGCCCGACCCTGGGCGACGCATGGGTGGCCGGGGCGCACGTGGTCCGCGACCCCGCGCGGGTACGGCGCCGGATCGGCGTCGTCTTCCAGGAGCAGACCCTGGACCAGGATCTGACGGTCATGGAGAGCATGCGGCTGCAGGCCGAGCTGTACGGGCTGCCCGGCGCGGCGGCCCGCGCGGCCGGTACGGCCCTGCTCGGCCTGGTGGGTCTCGCCGACCGGGCCGGGCACGTGGTCCGCACCCTCTCCGGCGGCACCCGCCGCCGCCTGGAGATCGCCCGGGCGCTGGTGCACGGACCGCGGGTGCTCTTCCTCGACGAGCCCACCGCCGGTCTCGACCCGCAGACCCGGGCCGCCGTCCGGGAGTATCTGCGGCTGCTGTGCCGGGAGCACGGCATCACCGTCTTCCTGACCACGCACCATCTGGAGGAGGCCGAGCACTGCGACCGCATCGCCATCATCGACCACGGCGAACTGGTCACGGAGGGCACGCCCCGCGAGCTGAAGTCGGTCATCGGCGCCGACCTCGTCACCCTGCGCACCGATGACGACGAGCGGGTCGCCGAGGCCGTGCGCCGGTCCTTCGGCCTGCCCACGGAGACCGGCCCCGACGGCGTACGCCTGCGCGCACCCGACGGCGCCGCCCTCGTCCCCCGCCTCTGCGCCCAACTGACCGTCCCCGTCCGCTCCGTGACCGTCACCTCCCCCACCCTCGACGACGTGTTCCTGCACCACACGGGCAGCACGATCCGCTAG
- a CDS encoding lasso peptide biosynthesis B2 protein — MSVPSVFQERRRLPPHRRPLPLLAVGAAHLIGRLSPLRIRRILTACSRGGRPATYAEAARARADVVAVSVRCAGQGCLPRSIATALLCRARGTWPTWRTGMRTVPMVAHAWVEAEGRPVDDLPLTPGIPPLITVAPRARS, encoded by the coding sequence ATGAGCGTCCCCTCCGTCTTCCAGGAACGGCGCCGCCTGCCCCCGCACCGGCGGCCGCTCCCCCTTCTCGCGGTGGGCGCCGCGCATCTGATCGGCCGGCTCTCCCCGCTGCGTATCCGGCGGATCCTGACGGCCTGTTCCCGCGGCGGCCGCCCGGCCACGTACGCCGAGGCCGCGCGGGCCCGCGCCGACGTGGTCGCGGTGAGCGTGCGCTGCGCCGGCCAGGGCTGTCTGCCCCGGTCCATCGCCACCGCGCTGCTCTGCCGCGCCCGCGGCACCTGGCCGACATGGCGCACGGGCATGCGTACGGTCCCGATGGTCGCCCACGCGTGGGTGGAGGCGGAGGGCCGTCCGGTCGACGATCTGCCGCTCACCCCGGGCATCCCACCGCTCATCACCGTCGCGCCACGGGCGCGCTCGTAG
- a CDS encoding lasso peptide biosynthesis PqqD family chaperone — protein sequence MSTTGKRNRNAGTRLRRHVSVSDVEDGMVLLDEREGRYFKVNASGALILRALIDGASPADAVRALVERYEVSEERAAADVDTLTAELAGNGLVVS from the coding sequence ATGAGCACGACCGGGAAGCGGAACAGGAACGCGGGGACGCGGTTGCGACGGCATGTCTCCGTCTCCGACGTGGAGGACGGGATGGTCCTGCTCGACGAACGCGAGGGCCGGTACTTCAAGGTGAACGCGAGCGGCGCGCTGATTCTGCGGGCCCTGATCGACGGGGCCTCGCCGGCCGACGCGGTCCGGGCGCTCGTGGAGCGGTACGAGGTCTCCGAGGAGCGTGCGGCGGCCGATGTCGACACGCTGACCGCCGAGTTGGCGGGCAACGGGCTGGTGGTGTCATGA
- a CDS encoding asparagine synthase-related protein, whose product MSVMPECTTPGSGWFAVLPDCDAARAAAAVLGEEATRTVEHASGRPWLVGQWAEDETVVATVGDARVAVVGLSPLTEPRLAALVREDDALGSLDRLGTGPVGGCHLLASQSGRLRSQGTASGLRRLFSARVAGVVVACDRADVLATAIDAGIDERLVALRLVDPLIPHPLAERPLWRGVSAVPAGTALLTDADGSARTRRWWQAPEPELPLAEGAERLAEALADAVAVRTAGGGVISSDLSGGLDSTSLCFLAARGPARLLALTLAGADPANDDLSWARRAAAHLSDTDHHVLPMDELPPHYTGVLRAGEGVDEPFTGGRVRAPFAETARRLAGLGSRLHLSGEGADQILSARPPYLHTTFRTRPRTALTHLRATLSAQRWHPLPTLRALADSRSYGRWLADTARDLSPVLALDGSPALGWQMLRPQLPPWASPDAAAAVRELLRQTAIEAEPLAPTRGQHEVLWSVRNGTRLARQLTRVTSEAGLPTHYPFYDDRVVEAALSVRLHERTTPFAYKPLLVRAMREAVPAELLARRTKGEYSAEMQSGLRTRRADLAELLDQPLLATLGLVDADALRRACLSMFPPRLSPVTLEATLAVETWLRAHAGPASATPALGSEAAA is encoded by the coding sequence ATGAGCGTGATGCCGGAATGTACGACGCCGGGCAGCGGCTGGTTCGCGGTGCTGCCCGACTGTGACGCGGCGCGGGCGGCGGCCGCGGTGCTGGGCGAGGAGGCGACGCGGACCGTGGAGCACGCGTCCGGGCGGCCGTGGCTCGTCGGGCAATGGGCGGAGGACGAGACGGTCGTCGCGACGGTCGGCGACGCCCGGGTGGCGGTCGTGGGGCTCTCCCCGCTGACCGAGCCCCGCCTCGCCGCACTCGTCCGGGAGGACGACGCGCTCGGCTCACTCGACCGGCTCGGCACCGGCCCGGTCGGCGGCTGCCATCTGCTGGCGTCGCAGTCGGGGCGGCTGCGCTCCCAGGGCACGGCCTCGGGGCTGCGGCGGCTGTTCTCCGCCCGGGTGGCCGGGGTCGTGGTCGCCTGCGACCGCGCGGACGTCCTGGCCACGGCCATCGACGCCGGGATCGACGAACGCCTGGTGGCGCTGCGGCTCGTGGACCCGCTGATCCCGCACCCCCTCGCCGAGCGCCCCCTGTGGCGGGGGGTGTCGGCGGTCCCGGCCGGTACGGCCCTGCTGACGGACGCCGACGGCAGCGCCCGCACCCGGCGCTGGTGGCAGGCCCCCGAGCCCGAACTGCCCCTCGCCGAGGGCGCTGAGCGGCTGGCCGAGGCACTCGCGGACGCGGTGGCCGTACGCACCGCCGGGGGCGGGGTGATCAGCTCGGACCTGTCCGGCGGGCTGGACTCCACCTCGCTGTGCTTCCTGGCCGCGCGCGGGCCCGCCCGGCTGCTGGCCCTCACCCTCGCCGGCGCGGACCCCGCCAACGACGACCTCTCCTGGGCCCGACGGGCGGCGGCGCACCTGTCGGACACGGACCACCATGTGCTGCCGATGGACGAACTGCCGCCCCACTACACCGGTGTGCTGCGCGCCGGCGAGGGCGTCGACGAGCCGTTCACGGGCGGCCGCGTCCGCGCCCCGTTCGCCGAGACCGCGCGCCGCCTGGCCGGGCTGGGCTCGCGGCTGCATCTGTCCGGCGAGGGCGCCGACCAGATCCTGTCCGCGCGGCCGCCGTATCTGCACACCACGTTCCGCACCCGGCCGCGCACCGCGCTCACGCATCTGCGCGCCACCCTCTCCGCCCAGCGCTGGCATCCGCTCCCCACGCTGAGAGCGCTGGCCGACAGCCGCTCGTACGGGCGCTGGCTCGCGGACACCGCCCGCGATCTCTCCCCCGTACTGGCCCTGGACGGCTCCCCCGCCCTGGGCTGGCAGATGCTGCGCCCCCAACTCCCGCCCTGGGCGAGCCCGGACGCGGCGGCCGCCGTACGCGAACTGCTCCGGCAGACCGCGATCGAAGCCGAACCCCTCGCGCCGACCCGGGGGCAGCACGAGGTCCTGTGGTCCGTGCGCAACGGCACCCGGCTCGCCCGCCAGCTCACCCGCGTCACCAGCGAGGCCGGTCTGCCGACGCACTACCCGTTCTACGACGACCGCGTGGTCGAGGCGGCCCTGTCCGTGCGGCTGCACGAGCGCACCACCCCGTTCGCCTACAAGCCGCTCCTGGTGCGGGCGATGCGGGAGGCGGTGCCCGCCGAGCTGCTCGCCCGCCGCACCAAGGGCGAGTACAGCGCCGAGATGCAGAGCGGACTGCGAACCCGCCGCGCTGACCTGGCCGAACTCCTCGACCAGCCGCTCCTCGCCACCCTCGGTCTCGTCGACGCCGACGCCCTGCGCCGCGCCTGCCTCAGCATGTTCCCGCCCCGCCTCTCCCCCGTGACCCTGGAGGCGACCCTGGCCGTCGAGACCTGGCTCCGCGCCCATGCGGGCCCGGCCTCGGCCACGCCCGCCCTGGGAAGCGAGGCGGCGGCATGA
- a CDS encoding lasso RiPP family leader peptide-containing protein, translating into MEQPQTDEKPVYEPPAVAEVAEFSELTTGCGFDFFEIPAQHNIC; encoded by the coding sequence ATGGAGCAGCCCCAGACGGACGAGAAGCCGGTGTACGAGCCGCCGGCGGTGGCCGAGGTCGCCGAATTCTCGGAACTGACCACCGGTTGCGGGTTCGACTTCTTCGAGATCCCCGCCCAGCACAACATCTGCTGA
- a CDS encoding pyridoxal phosphate-dependent aminotransferase has protein sequence MRISRRARAVAPFYAMEFAKQAASLAAQGHDVVKLSLGEPDFGAPPAVLDAVRQVMDGRPMTYTEALGLPALRQAIARFYGEQHGVDVDPGRIVVTAGASAALVLATAALVDPGDEVLIGDPSYPCNRQIVESFGAEVTLVPTTSASRFQLDAASVRSHWTDRTRGVMIATPSNPTGTSVPADELAAICDLARERGAWRLVDEIYLDLGDHDERGRPPRSALSLDPDAVVINSFSKYFGMTGWRLGWCVVPETLVPALERLAQNYFLCASAPAQHAALACFTPESLAVCEARRVEFGERRALVLDGLARIGLPVPVPPDGAFYVYFDVGGTGLTSWQFCERALREAHVALTPGKDFGTHTADTHVRLSYAASADELREGITRLGKFMATLR, from the coding sequence ATGCGGATCTCGCGGCGGGCCCGCGCCGTCGCCCCCTTCTACGCGATGGAGTTCGCCAAGCAGGCCGCCTCGCTGGCCGCCCAGGGGCACGACGTCGTCAAACTCAGCCTCGGCGAACCGGACTTCGGCGCACCCCCGGCCGTCCTGGACGCGGTGCGCCAGGTCATGGACGGGCGTCCGATGACCTACACGGAGGCGCTCGGGCTGCCCGCCCTGCGGCAGGCCATCGCGCGGTTCTACGGCGAGCAGCACGGCGTCGACGTCGATCCGGGCCGGATCGTCGTCACGGCCGGCGCCTCGGCCGCGCTCGTGCTGGCCACCGCCGCCCTCGTCGACCCCGGTGACGAGGTCCTCATCGGCGACCCCTCCTATCCCTGCAACCGGCAGATCGTCGAGAGCTTCGGCGCCGAGGTCACCCTCGTCCCCACCACCTCCGCGAGCCGGTTCCAACTCGACGCGGCGTCGGTGCGGTCGCACTGGACGGACCGTACGCGCGGCGTCATGATCGCCACCCCCTCGAACCCCACGGGCACCTCGGTCCCGGCCGACGAACTGGCCGCGATCTGCGACCTCGCCCGTGAGCGCGGCGCGTGGCGCCTCGTCGACGAGATCTACCTCGACCTCGGCGACCACGACGAGCGGGGCCGCCCACCGCGCAGCGCACTCTCGCTCGACCCCGACGCCGTCGTCATCAACAGCTTCTCGAAGTACTTCGGCATGACCGGCTGGCGGCTCGGTTGGTGCGTCGTCCCCGAAACCCTCGTACCGGCCCTCGAACGCCTCGCCCAGAACTACTTCCTCTGCGCCTCCGCTCCCGCCCAGCACGCCGCCCTGGCCTGCTTCACCCCCGAGTCGCTCGCGGTCTGCGAGGCCCGCCGGGTCGAGTTCGGCGAGCGGCGCGCGCTCGTCCTGGACGGTCTGGCGCGGATCGGGCTGCCCGTCCCGGTGCCGCCGGACGGGGCGTTCTACGTCTACTTCGACGTCGGCGGGACCGGCCTCACCTCCTGGCAGTTCTGCGAACGCGCCCTGCGGGAGGCACACGTAGCCCTCACCCCGGGCAAGGACTTCGGCACCCACACCGCCGACACCCACGTCCGCCTCTCCTACGCGGCCTCGGCGGACGAGCTGCGCGAGGGGATCACCCGGCTGGGGAAGTTCATGGCCACGTTGCGGTGA
- the bla gene encoding class A beta-lactamase has translation MHTGWGGTGSRPTPERSRRAVLALGAVGAGAAFAAAVPGTAYASAPGDAGLARRLGELEREYSARLGIFAHDTATGRTVAYRADERFPICSVFKTLAAGAVLRDLDRDGEYLARRIHYTKEYVTAAGYAPITGTAANVAGGMTVGELCAATVSHSDNGAANLLLRELGGPTAITRFSRSLGDRTTRLDRWEPELNSAEPWRTTDTTNPRAIGRTYARLVLGRALPDGDRELLTGWLIANTTNIQRFRAGLPADWTLADKTGGGSAYGVANDVGVVWPPDRPPLVLAVLSTKYDPAGPTDNPLVARAAGLVAGALTT, from the coding sequence ATGCATACCGGATGGGGCGGCACAGGATCACGTCCCACCCCGGAGCGAAGCCGCCGCGCGGTGCTCGCCCTCGGCGCCGTCGGTGCCGGCGCGGCGTTCGCGGCTGCCGTGCCGGGGACGGCTTACGCCTCGGCCCCCGGCGACGCGGGGCTCGCCCGGCGACTGGGCGAGTTGGAGCGGGAGTACTCCGCGCGGCTGGGGATCTTCGCCCACGACACGGCCACGGGGCGCACGGTGGCGTACCGCGCGGACGAGCGGTTCCCCATCTGCTCGGTGTTCAAGACACTCGCCGCCGGCGCGGTCTTACGGGACCTCGACCGCGACGGTGAGTATCTCGCCCGGCGGATCCACTACACGAAGGAGTACGTCACGGCGGCGGGCTATGCGCCGATCACCGGCACGGCCGCGAACGTGGCGGGCGGCATGACCGTCGGGGAGCTGTGCGCCGCCACCGTCTCGCACAGCGACAACGGGGCGGCGAACCTGCTGCTGCGCGAGCTGGGCGGACCGACCGCGATCACCCGGTTCAGCCGCTCGCTCGGCGACCGCACGACCCGGCTCGACCGCTGGGAGCCCGAGCTGAACTCGGCGGAGCCTTGGCGGACGACGGACACCACCAACCCGCGCGCGATCGGGAGGACCTACGCGCGGCTCGTCCTCGGCCGGGCCCTGCCGGACGGGGACCGGGAACTGCTGACCGGCTGGCTGATCGCCAACACGACCAACATCCAGCGCTTCCGCGCCGGTCTCCCCGCCGACTGGACACTCGCGGACAAGACCGGGGGCGGATCGGCGTACGGCGTCGCCAACGACGTGGGCGTCGTCTGGCCGCCCGACCGGCCGCCCCTCGTCCTGGCCGTCCTGTCGACCAAGTACGACCCCGCAGGGCCCACGGACAATCCGCTGGTGGCCAGGGCGGCGGGGCTGGTGGCGGGGGCACTCACGACCTAG
- a CDS encoding Lrp/AsnC family transcriptional regulator: MTRPLLDELDRRLIGALHLAPRATWDDIGGILSADASTLKRRYDRLHEARMVRVIGQADWGMHSTAMPVHVFLDITGETPLAVLDRLRDLPHLQLLAQISGDYPLYAVVHAPSEAATSEAVDRMFSVSGVRRVNSLPALSTLRRGITWDPQFLTDTERAELLKLTGGRPEGTATATPPAKPLSEAERTVVAQLIRDGRASSASIGRAAGLATSTAHRVVRRVLDEGWVKPRLEIVSEWLGFQTPFILRLRVAPGETPDVMRRIDRLPQTRLAAHVASDMSVLATGLVTDRSALAAFIDNELAEIPGIVTVGVDVMLAEPRRYWLDRDLGSGLGEFHAPALL, encoded by the coding sequence ATGACCCGCCCTCTCCTCGACGAGCTCGACCGGCGCCTCATCGGGGCGCTGCACCTGGCACCCCGGGCCACCTGGGACGACATCGGCGGGATCCTTTCCGCCGACGCCAGCACCCTCAAACGCCGTTACGACCGGCTGCACGAGGCCCGGATGGTGCGGGTGATCGGGCAGGCCGACTGGGGCATGCACTCCACGGCGATGCCGGTCCACGTCTTCCTGGACATCACCGGCGAAACCCCGCTGGCCGTCCTCGACCGTCTCCGCGACCTGCCCCACCTCCAGCTCCTCGCCCAGATCTCCGGCGACTACCCGCTCTACGCGGTCGTGCACGCCCCCTCCGAGGCGGCCACCAGCGAGGCGGTCGACCGGATGTTCTCCGTCTCCGGTGTCCGCCGCGTCAACTCCCTGCCCGCGCTCAGCACTCTGCGCCGGGGCATCACCTGGGATCCGCAGTTCCTGACCGACACCGAGCGGGCCGAGCTGCTGAAGCTCACCGGGGGCCGGCCGGAGGGCACCGCGACCGCGACGCCCCCCGCCAAGCCCCTCAGCGAGGCCGAACGCACCGTCGTGGCCCAGCTGATCAGGGACGGCCGGGCCTCCTCCGCGAGCATCGGACGGGCTGCGGGCCTGGCCACCTCCACCGCGCACCGCGTCGTCCGCCGGGTCCTGGACGAAGGCTGGGTCAAGCCCCGGCTGGAGATCGTGTCGGAATGGCTGGGCTTCCAGACCCCGTTCATCCTCCGGCTGCGGGTCGCCCCCGGCGAGACCCCCGACGTCATGCGCCGTATCGACCGGCTCCCCCAGACCCGCCTCGCCGCCCACGTCGCCAGCGACATGTCCGTCCTCGCCACCGGCCTGGTCACCGACCGCTCCGCCCTGGCCGCCTTCATCGACAACGAGCTGGCCGAGATCCCCGGCATCGTCACGGTCGGCGTCGACGTGATGCTCGCGGAGCCCCGCCGCTACTGGCTCGACCGCGACCTCGGCTCGGGCCTCGGGGAGTTCCACGCCCCGGCGTTGCTGTGA
- a CDS encoding AbgT family transporter encodes MSATSAQPQPTEPQPAEPRSKALRAAFRGFAAIEKIGNRLLHPFWLFWILAAVVAVLSAVLAALGVSAVHPGTDEKIKVLSLLSRDGITMAVEGAVENYAAFPPLATILTVMFGIAVAERSGLFSALLRRMVARVPGRYLTFALSMTAMVSHVAGDAAYVTLIPLGALVYRAAGRSPVLGCVVAYVSISAGYDASPSLTTTDVLLSSISTAAARTIDADHVVTPVANYFFGLASSVLVALVITLVVDKVLARRPDLEPDEPVTALSADELKAIEVTPRQRRALRVTGLVALGYAALLTVAMIPTSSPLRGEHGGIVDSTLIGGTALVLGVFFAVLGTVYGRMTGTFSAARDIVSAMADGTRSMAPILVLFFAISQFLAYFKWTNIGNVLAVSGAETLRDLRLDGWTVLVGIAVLITLMNLLITSGSALWALAAPVFIPMLMLIGIEPETTQAVYRVADSVTNCVTPMSPYFVMALGFVQQYRKSAGIGTLASFTIPIAAVVWVVWIAFFVAWYLLGLPFGIG; translated from the coding sequence ATGAGTGCCACCTCTGCCCAGCCGCAGCCGACCGAACCACAGCCGGCCGAACCCCGGTCGAAAGCCCTCCGTGCCGCGTTCCGGGGCTTCGCGGCGATCGAGAAGATCGGCAACAGACTCCTGCACCCGTTCTGGCTGTTCTGGATCCTCGCGGCGGTCGTCGCCGTCCTCAGCGCCGTGCTGGCGGCGCTCGGCGTCAGCGCCGTGCACCCCGGGACGGACGAGAAGATCAAGGTGCTGTCCCTGCTCAGCAGGGACGGCATCACGATGGCCGTCGAGGGGGCGGTCGAGAACTACGCGGCCTTCCCGCCGCTGGCCACCATCCTCACCGTGATGTTCGGCATCGCCGTCGCCGAACGCAGTGGCCTCTTCTCCGCCCTCCTGCGCCGGATGGTCGCGCGCGTCCCCGGCCGGTATCTGACCTTCGCGCTGTCGATGACGGCCATGGTCAGCCATGTCGCCGGCGACGCCGCGTACGTCACCCTCATCCCGCTCGGCGCGCTCGTCTACCGCGCGGCGGGCCGCAGCCCGGTCCTCGGCTGCGTCGTCGCGTACGTCTCCATCTCGGCCGGCTACGACGCCTCGCCGTCCCTCACCACCACCGACGTCCTGCTGTCCTCGATCTCCACCGCCGCCGCCCGGACCATCGACGCCGACCATGTCGTCACCCCGGTCGCCAACTACTTCTTCGGGCTCGCCTCGTCGGTCCTCGTGGCCCTGGTGATCACCCTCGTCGTCGACAAGGTCCTCGCCCGCCGCCCGGACCTGGAGCCCGACGAGCCCGTCACCGCGCTGAGCGCCGACGAGCTGAAGGCGATCGAGGTCACCCCGCGCCAGCGCCGCGCCCTGCGCGTGACCGGCCTGGTCGCGCTCGGCTACGCCGCCCTCCTGACCGTCGCCATGATCCCGACGTCCTCACCGCTGCGCGGCGAACACGGCGGCATCGTCGACTCCACGCTCATCGGCGGGACGGCACTCGTCCTCGGCGTGTTCTTCGCCGTCCTCGGCACCGTCTACGGCCGTATGACCGGCACCTTCTCCGCGGCCCGCGACATCGTCTCCGCGATGGCCGACGGCACCCGGTCGATGGCGCCGATCCTCGTCCTCTTCTTCGCGATCTCCCAGTTCCTCGCCTACTTCAAGTGGACGAACATCGGCAACGTCCTCGCCGTCTCGGGCGCGGAGACCCTGCGCGACCTGAGGCTCGACGGCTGGACCGTGCTGGTCGGCATCGCCGTACTGATCACTCTGATGAACCTCCTCATCACCAGCGGTTCCGCACTCTGGGCCCTGGCCGCACCCGTCTTCATCCCCATGCTGATGCTCATCGGCATCGAGCCCGAGACCACCCAGGCCGTCTACCGCGTCGCCGACTCCGTCACCAACTGCGTCACGCCGATGAGCCCGTACTTCGTGATGGCGCTGGGCTTCGTCCAGCAGTACAGGAAGTCCGCCGGCATCGGCACCCTCGCCTCCTTCACCATCCCGATCGCCGCCGTCGTCTGGGTCGTCTGGATCGCGTTCTTCGTGGCCTGGTACCTGCTGGGCCTCCCCTTCGGCATCGGCTGA